The following proteins come from a genomic window of Paenibacillus spongiae:
- a CDS encoding ABC transporter ATP-binding protein — protein MIHCDGLVKIYKSDDLEVVALQGLDLHVETGELMAIIGNSGSGKSTLLNMLGGLDKPSAGSLTVDGKDLLKFTERDLVKYKRESVGFVWQSNSRNLIPYLTALENVELPILLKGRRKRLRALELLDAVGLSHRVKNRLSELSGGEQQRVAIAIALANEPKLLLADEPTGSLDTKMSNQILDLFRELNHKIGITIVIVTHDPLLARKVDRVVSIRDGKTSAEILRRQSYAEELAALESGVGLEEHEESHVEYAVIDKAGRLQIPASYLQADEFKEKNKVRVEMEEGRIILYPPEK, from the coding sequence ATGATACACTGCGACGGTCTCGTCAAGATCTACAAGTCCGACGATCTCGAAGTTGTTGCGCTGCAAGGGCTTGACCTGCACGTCGAGACTGGCGAGCTGATGGCGATTATCGGCAACAGCGGCAGCGGCAAGTCCACGCTGCTCAACATGCTTGGCGGTCTCGATAAACCGTCGGCGGGCTCTTTGACTGTGGACGGGAAGGACCTGCTCAAATTTACGGAACGGGATTTGGTCAAATATAAGCGTGAATCCGTCGGCTTCGTCTGGCAGAGCAATTCACGCAACCTGATTCCGTATTTGACCGCGCTGGAGAACGTAGAGCTGCCCATTCTGCTCAAGGGGCGGCGCAAGCGTCTGCGTGCGCTCGAGCTGCTCGATGCTGTGGGCCTCAGTCACCGCGTCAAGAACCGGCTCAGCGAGCTGTCGGGCGGTGAGCAGCAGCGGGTAGCGATCGCCATTGCGCTCGCCAACGAACCGAAGCTGCTGCTGGCAGACGAACCAACCGGTTCGCTGGATACGAAGATGTCCAATCAGATTCTGGACCTGTTCCGCGAGCTGAACCATAAGATCGGCATTACGATCGTCATTGTTACTCATGATCCTCTGCTCGCGCGCAAGGTGGACCGGGTCGTATCCATCCGCGACGGGAAGACATCGGCGGAGATCCTCCGCCGGCAGTCCTACGCAGAGGAGCTCGCCGCACTCGAGAGCGGAGTCGGTCTTGAGGAGCATGAGGAAAGCCACGTCGAATATGCGGTAATCGATAAGGCGGGCAGGCTTCAGATTCCGGCCTCCTATCTTCAGGCAGATGAATTTAAAGAAAAGAATAAAGTCCGTGTCGAGATGGAAGAAGGACGCATTATTCTCTATCCGCCGGAGAAGTAG
- a CDS encoding DNA-3-methyladenine glycosylase I has protein sequence MTIRCGWVNDDPLYMAYHDQEWGVPVHDDQKLFEMITLEGAQAGLSWYTVLKKREAYREAFDGFDFEKVAAYDDAKAAELLLNEGIVRNRLKIASTIGNARAFIRVREEFGSFDRYIWSFVGGKPIRNQWKELKEVPAQTIVSDAMSKDLRKRGFKFVGSTICYAFMQAVGMVNDHVESCFCYGKQPI, from the coding sequence ATGACCATTAGATGCGGCTGGGTAAACGACGATCCGTTATATATGGCGTACCACGATCAGGAATGGGGCGTACCTGTACATGATGACCAGAAGCTGTTTGAGATGATCACGCTGGAAGGGGCTCAAGCCGGTCTGAGCTGGTACACCGTGCTCAAGAAGCGGGAAGCTTACAGGGAGGCGTTCGACGGCTTCGACTTCGAGAAAGTAGCGGCGTATGACGATGCGAAAGCGGCAGAATTGCTGCTTAACGAAGGAATCGTACGCAATCGGCTGAAGATCGCCTCGACGATCGGCAATGCCCGTGCTTTCATACGCGTTAGAGAGGAATTCGGCAGCTTCGACCGGTATATATGGAGCTTCGTCGGCGGCAAGCCCATACGGAATCAATGGAAGGAGCTGAAGGAAGTTCCGGCGCAAACCATCGTTTCCGACGCTATGAGCAAGGATCTGCGCAAGCGCGGCTTCAAATTTGTCGGCAGCACGATTTGTTACGCCTTCATGCAGGCCGTTGGCATGGTGAACGATCATGTGGAGAGCTGTTTTTGTTATGGCAAGCAGCCCATCTAG
- the pepF gene encoding oligoendopeptidase F, producing MSQLPKRSETAAEHSWKLEDLFASQSDWDKEFAVAKEQMKQVAVFQGKLADPKQLKACFELEDDLSLHVERLYVYANMKHHEDMAEPTYQALSDKSKKLSVETGEALSFITPEVLSLSDAELESFIAHPELSKYRQTLEEMRRQKAHVLSKAEEALLAQVGNISQSAGTVYSMLNNADMKFPKIKDENGEEIELTHGRYIQFLESKDRDVRKAAFKAMYETYGKLKNTIASTLNANVTKNIFYSRARKYPSALEMSLYGDNIPKSVYTNLIDTIHKYLPLMHRYMELRKKLMKVDELHMYDLFAPLVEEYKMDITFEEAKKTVKESLKPLGEDYLNALEKGYNDGWIDVYENEGKRSGAYSWGAYGTHPYVLLNHKDNLNSMFTLTHEMGHALHSYYSDGNQDYRDAQYTIFLAEVASTLNEALLMDYMLNKSTDPKEKMYLLTYYADQFRTTVFRQTMFAEFEKIIHEKAEGGDSLTPQELSKIYYDLNVLYYGPGMSVDKDIEMEWARIPHFYTSFYVYKYATGFSAATSFSKQILEEGAPAVERYLGFLKSGGSDFSINILKKAGVDMSSPEPIEQAMSVFEDLISQMEQLTS from the coding sequence ATGAGTCAATTACCGAAACGATCCGAAACCGCTGCCGAACACAGCTGGAAGCTGGAGGATTTGTTCGCCAGCCAGTCCGATTGGGACAAAGAATTTGCAGTAGCGAAGGAACAGATGAAGCAGGTTGCCGTATTCCAAGGCAAGCTGGCCGACCCGAAACAGCTGAAGGCATGCTTCGAGCTCGAGGACGACCTGTCCCTTCACGTGGAACGCCTCTACGTGTATGCCAATATGAAGCATCACGAAGATATGGCCGAGCCTACTTATCAGGCCCTCTCCGACAAATCCAAGAAGCTGTCCGTCGAAACAGGCGAAGCGCTCTCTTTTATCACGCCTGAAGTGCTCAGCTTGTCCGATGCAGAGCTGGAATCGTTCATTGCTCATCCGGAACTGTCCAAATACCGCCAAACGCTGGAGGAGATGCGCCGCCAGAAGGCCCACGTGCTGTCCAAAGCGGAAGAAGCGCTGCTGGCCCAAGTCGGCAACATCAGCCAATCTGCGGGTACCGTCTACAGCATGCTGAACAACGCCGATATGAAGTTTCCTAAGATTAAAGACGAGAACGGCGAAGAAATCGAGCTGACTCACGGCCGCTACATACAATTTCTGGAGAGCAAGGACCGCGACGTACGCAAGGCTGCGTTCAAGGCCATGTATGAAACATACGGTAAACTCAAGAATACGATCGCTTCGACGCTGAACGCCAACGTAACGAAAAATATTTTTTATTCCCGCGCCCGCAAGTATCCGTCCGCTTTGGAGATGTCGCTGTATGGCGATAACATCCCCAAGAGCGTGTATACGAATTTAATCGATACCATTCACAAGTATCTGCCGCTTATGCACCGCTACATGGAGCTGCGCAAGAAGCTGATGAAGGTCGATGAGCTCCATATGTACGACCTGTTCGCACCGCTCGTTGAAGAGTACAAGATGGACATTACCTTCGAGGAAGCGAAGAAAACGGTTAAGGAAAGCTTGAAGCCGCTTGGCGAAGATTATCTGAACGCGCTGGAGAAAGGCTACAACGATGGCTGGATCGACGTTTACGAGAATGAAGGCAAGCGCAGCGGCGCATACAGCTGGGGGGCATACGGCACCCATCCGTACGTGCTGCTCAACCATAAGGATAATCTGAACAGCATGTTCACTTTGACCCACGAAATGGGCCACGCGCTGCATTCTTACTACTCCGACGGCAATCAGGACTACCGCGACGCGCAGTATACCATCTTCCTGGCCGAGGTCGCATCCACGCTCAACGAGGCGCTGCTCATGGATTATATGCTTAACAAGTCCACGGACCCGAAAGAAAAGATGTATCTGCTGACGTACTACGCCGACCAGTTCCGGACGACCGTCTTCCGTCAAACGATGTTCGCCGAATTCGAGAAAATCATTCACGAGAAAGCCGAGGGCGGCGATTCGCTCACGCCTCAGGAGCTGAGCAAAATCTACTACGACCTGAACGTCCTCTACTACGGACCGGGCATGTCGGTGGACAAAGATATCGAGATGGAATGGGCGCGCATTCCGCACTTCTACACGAGCTTCTACGTGTACAAGTACGCGACGGGCTTCTCGGCCGCAACCAGCTTCTCGAAACAAATTTTGGAGGAAGGCGCACCGGCCGTCGAACGATACCTCGGTTTCCTGAAGAGCGGCGGAAGCGACTTCTCCATTAACATCTTGAAGAAGGCCGGTGTGGATATGTCATCACCGGAGCCGATCGAACAAGCGATGAGCGTCTTCGAAGATCTGATCAGCCAGATGGAGCAATTGACCAGCTAA